In Fluviispira sanaruensis, a genomic segment contains:
- a CDS encoding putative adhesin: MYFRNLKISNYSDKSFAALIMAHGGYTPRQNFMQRGSGKIKIPKNIVINFYTDADNFSIGGRGHNVYSPSQNFPAPPIIETLIEGMETENYSLSHHPQFEKMRDTSQSNIILIRILPNTKAHLSDVFKFCEMYQIKVLHYFACRVNKLHCELSVSGPF, from the coding sequence GTGTATTTCAGGAATTTAAAAATTAGCAATTATTCCGATAAATCTTTTGCAGCCTTAATTATGGCGCACGGTGGTTACACTCCAAGACAAAACTTTATGCAAAGAGGAAGTGGCAAAATTAAGATCCCTAAAAATATAGTCATAAATTTCTACACGGATGCTGATAACTTTTCCATTGGTGGACGTGGACATAATGTCTATTCTCCTTCGCAAAACTTTCCAGCACCGCCTATTATAGAAACTTTAATAGAAGGGATGGAAACAGAAAACTATTCACTTTCGCACCACCCTCAATTCGAAAAAATGAGAGATACTTCTCAATCAAATATCATACTTATTCGCATACTGCCAAACACAAAAGCACATTTAAGTGATGTATTTAAATTTTGTGAAATGTATCAAATAAAAGTTTTGCACTATTTTGCTTGTCGAGTAAACAAATTGCATTGTGAATTGAGTGTGTCAGGGCCGTTCTAA
- a CDS encoding extracellular solute-binding protein, translating to MKITRKILNGAFVSILFSSFFSGIAIAKSEKEKIVNLYTSRHYGVDNELFAKFEKETGIKVNQIQIKEAAQLIERIKSEGKKSPADVIITVDIGNAWKAEQANLFQHFSTPTLQKSVPANLQGKNNQWYALTLRGRAIVYDKTKVNESEIQNYEDLANEKFKGRLLARTSNHVYNQSLVASLVYANGIEATENWAKKITENLARKPEGGDIDQMKAIANGKGDIAIVNTYYYARLVKSENPDDQKVVKNLAIVFPNQQNRGMHINASVAGIAKYAPHKENAIKFIEFLVSKDSQEFLAQMNNEYPVRTDVEWTHVLKKMGKPKFDAVSLTKIGENTPKAVELLDKVGWR from the coding sequence ATGAAAATCACCCGTAAAATACTGAATGGCGCTTTTGTTTCTATACTTTTTTCAAGTTTCTTTTCAGGAATCGCCATCGCTAAAAGCGAAAAAGAAAAAATAGTCAATTTATATACTTCAAGACATTATGGCGTAGACAATGAACTCTTTGCAAAATTTGAAAAAGAAACGGGTATAAAAGTCAATCAAATTCAAATAAAAGAAGCAGCACAACTGATTGAAAGAATTAAAAGCGAAGGGAAAAAAAGCCCTGCAGATGTCATTATTACAGTGGACATTGGGAATGCTTGGAAAGCAGAGCAAGCCAATCTTTTTCAACACTTTAGTACACCCACCTTGCAAAAATCTGTTCCTGCTAACTTACAAGGGAAAAACAATCAATGGTACGCTTTAACTTTAAGAGGAAGAGCTATTGTCTATGACAAAACAAAAGTAAATGAAAGTGAAATTCAAAACTATGAAGACCTTGCAAATGAAAAATTTAAAGGTCGTCTCTTAGCAAGAACTTCCAATCATGTTTACAACCAATCCCTTGTTGCATCTTTAGTTTATGCGAATGGAATTGAAGCAACAGAAAATTGGGCGAAAAAAATTACAGAAAATTTAGCCCGCAAACCAGAAGGTGGCGATATTGATCAAATGAAAGCCATTGCAAATGGAAAGGGAGATATTGCGATTGTAAACACCTACTACTATGCCCGACTTGTCAAATCGGAAAATCCAGATGATCAAAAAGTTGTTAAGAATTTAGCTATCGTATTTCCGAATCAACAAAATAGAGGAATGCATATCAACGCAAGTGTTGCTGGCATTGCAAAATATGCGCCGCATAAAGAAAATGCAATTAAATTCATTGAATTCTTAGTTAGCAAAGATTCACAAGAATTCCTCGCCCAAATGAACAACGAATATCCTGTTCGCACCGATGTTGAATGGACACATGTCTTAAAAAAAATGGGCAAACCAAAATTTGATGCAGTAAGCCTAACAAAAATTGGTGAAAATACACCCAAAGCAGTTGAGCTCTTAGATAAAGTGGGATGGCGTTAA
- a CDS encoding ABC transporter ATP-binding protein, which translates to MKQKYLLEIKNISHKYDKINTFSDISFCISQGEIVSILGPSGCGKSTLLRVISGIETICKGQILIDEKEMSSDGKHVPPEKREVGLVFQDLALFPHLNIAQNIAFGLLKFDKTARKERVAEMLSLVQMENFQDKYPHLLSGGQQQRIALARAIAPLPKILLLDEPFSGLDMALRRNLCLEVKNILKKSQMTSLFVTHDATEALMFSDKIIILSEGKIEQFDTPENIYTNPQTPAAASFFGTINKVKLSNPIIQKFKYLQEIVEKNPSYSNEQFIYFRPDALIFNKKNIRTDIYFSAQVISLQYYGAYILANLHSEDFGMITGKFRLEEKISIGVRLSLTLNKQMIFHFIK; encoded by the coding sequence ATGAAGCAAAAATACTTACTGGAAATTAAAAATATTTCTCATAAATATGATAAAATAAATACGTTTAGTGATATTTCTTTTTGCATATCACAAGGAGAAATTGTAAGTATTTTAGGCCCCTCTGGGTGTGGGAAATCGACCTTGCTGCGCGTTATTTCTGGGATTGAAACCATCTGTAAAGGACAGATTTTAATTGATGAAAAAGAAATGTCTTCAGACGGCAAACATGTTCCTCCTGAAAAAAGAGAGGTGGGACTTGTTTTTCAAGATCTGGCTCTTTTTCCGCACCTTAATATTGCACAAAATATTGCTTTTGGCTTATTAAAGTTCGATAAAACTGCAAGAAAAGAACGTGTTGCTGAAATGCTTTCACTCGTACAAATGGAAAATTTCCAAGACAAATATCCGCATCTTCTATCTGGGGGACAGCAACAACGCATAGCCTTAGCAAGAGCAATAGCACCCTTGCCAAAAATACTTTTATTAGACGAACCTTTTAGCGGTTTGGACATGGCATTAAGACGTAATCTATGTCTTGAAGTCAAAAATATACTCAAGAAAAGTCAAATGACTTCACTTTTTGTTACGCATGATGCCACGGAAGCTCTTATGTTTTCAGATAAAATTATTATTTTAAGCGAAGGAAAAATTGAGCAATTTGACACCCCTGAGAATATTTATACAAACCCTCAAACCCCTGCGGCAGCCTCATTTTTTGGCACAATAAATAAAGTTAAACTTTCAAACCCCATCATCCAAAAATTTAAATATTTACAAGAGATTGTAGAAAAAAATCCCTCTTATAGCAACGAACAATTTATTTACTTTAGACCCGATGCCTTGATATTCAACAAAAAAAATATTCGAACTGATATTTATTTTTCAGCTCAAGTTATTTCACTTCAATATTATGGAGCCTATATATTAGCGAATTTACATTCGGAAGATTTTGGGATGATAACAGGTAAGTTTCGTTTGGAGGAAAAAATTTCAATTGGTGTAAGACTTTCACTCACTTTAAATAAACAGATGATTTTCCATTTTATAAAATGA
- a CDS encoding ABC transporter permease: MNFFLFLILAIFTFPIFSIFIYLLIPDIQVWYHLKSTVLSTYVINTLFLTTSVVTGTFLLGVPLAWLTSFYHFPFKKTFEWALLLPCAFPSYILAYVYYYHKDKFIELNPYLAAIVIMSFAFYPYVYLFSKQAFQEISPSLIHAAKVLKNSNLKTFWKIILPLSQPAIFSGLLLVCMEVMGDFGTVDFFSIDTLATGIYRTWFGLGSLNGAIQVAFILFIFIICIVVLENHFRKKKRFYQQHIPHAQETGKKLAGFSAIAASVICFIPIFLAFILPLSILLSNIYSLGAKAFDEDFFTISARSFILAASAAFLCLFIGFFIAIIRQFNHNSLINILSKSISFGYAIPGSILAIIVLNTLSIFDNLFSNTYLYIFKEEYPTLIFSGTVLSLFYAYSMKFTSVSLQSSQASMTKISPSLFWASRLLGSTTCKTSFKIYLPIIKKSLFVAFILIFVDIIKELPATMVLRPFNFETIAIKTYNLASDERLIEASPVALLIVLLGIIPVIILANIQPKNKE, from the coding sequence TTGAATTTTTTTTTATTTTTAATTCTTGCCATTTTTACTTTTCCCATTTTTTCTATTTTTATTTATCTTCTAATACCAGATATCCAAGTCTGGTATCATTTAAAGTCAACGGTGCTGAGCACGTACGTAATCAACACTCTTTTTCTAACTACATCTGTGGTAACAGGAACTTTTTTATTGGGAGTTCCTTTGGCCTGGCTCACAAGTTTTTATCATTTCCCATTCAAAAAAACCTTTGAATGGGCTTTATTACTACCTTGCGCATTTCCGTCTTATATATTAGCATACGTATATTATTATCATAAAGATAAATTCATAGAACTGAATCCCTATTTGGCTGCTATTGTAATCATGAGTTTCGCATTTTATCCTTATGTTTATTTATTTAGCAAACAAGCATTCCAAGAGATATCTCCATCCTTAATTCATGCTGCAAAAGTATTAAAAAACTCCAACTTAAAAACTTTTTGGAAAATAATTTTACCCTTATCACAGCCAGCAATATTTTCAGGTTTGCTTCTGGTTTGTATGGAAGTCATGGGTGATTTCGGGACAGTAGATTTTTTTTCAATTGATACATTAGCTACAGGAATCTACAGAACTTGGTTTGGACTTGGAAGTTTAAATGGCGCTATTCAAGTTGCATTTATTCTTTTTATATTTATAATATGTATAGTTGTATTAGAAAATCATTTTAGAAAGAAAAAACGCTTTTACCAACAGCACATTCCTCATGCGCAAGAGACTGGAAAAAAACTGGCTGGTTTTTCTGCAATCGCTGCAAGTGTTATCTGTTTTATACCAATTTTTCTTGCTTTTATCCTTCCTTTGAGCATCCTTTTGAGCAATATTTATAGTTTAGGTGCAAAAGCATTTGATGAAGATTTCTTTACAATCTCTGCACGATCTTTTATTTTGGCAGCGTCAGCAGCTTTTCTTTGTTTATTTATAGGTTTTTTCATTGCAATTATCAGACAATTTAATCATAATTCACTAATTAATATTTTATCTAAAAGTATTTCATTTGGCTACGCTATTCCTGGTTCTATTTTAGCAATCATAGTATTAAACACTTTAAGTATATTCGATAATTTATTTTCAAATACTTATTTATATATTTTTAAAGAGGAGTATCCCACGCTTATCTTTTCTGGTACAGTGCTTTCCCTTTTTTATGCATACTCTATGAAATTTACATCAGTTTCTTTACAAAGCAGTCAAGCAAGTATGACAAAAATATCTCCTTCTCTATTTTGGGCATCTCGTCTATTAGGTAGTACAACTTGCAAAACATCATTTAAAATATATTTACCGATCATTAAAAAGTCGCTTTTTGTAGCATTTATTTTAATTTTTGTTGATATTATAAAAGAACTACCCGCAACAATGGTCCTCCGCCCCTTTAATTTTGAAACAATTGCTATTAAAACATACAATCTAGCTTCTGACGAAAGATTAATAGAGGCATCTCCTGTAGCCTTGCTGATTGTATTACTTGGCATTATTCCTGTAATAATATTGGCAAATATTCAACCAAAAAATAAAGAATAA
- a CDS encoding catalase, translated as MPDKNNSKPTHSHKSKLHQTISTNAGAPIPSNEHILTAGERGPVLLQDYFFLEKMAHFDRERIPERVVHAKGAGAYGYFEVTHDLTKYSKADFLSKVGLKTDVIVRFSTVGGEKGSSDFERDPRGFAIKFYTLEGNYDLVGNNLPVFFIRDPFKFPDMVHTHKRNPQSNLKDKNAFWDFNSLSPETTHMLTMLFSDRGTPKSYRNMHGFGVHTFKFVNKKNESHFLKWHFKSEAGIETYTDSEANLADVDGATRDLFEYINKGERAIWKAYVQIMPEKDALTYKFNPFDPTKVWLYSDYPLLPVGKLVLDRNPNNFFQEIEQLAFSPANFVPGIEASPDKLLQGRLFSYTDTQRHRLGANFALIPVNCPYAKKITNYQRDGAMRVDGNGGSSINYSPNSYGGPRSNPLKLEQAIVLSGNSCRSEYPKKDDFVQAGLLYKLFSETEKNNLTTNIAGHMKYIDKEIKVRQLGYFYQADKDYAMRIANILGISEKEIKAYMS; from the coding sequence ATGCCTGATAAAAATAATTCTAAACCAACCCATTCTCACAAAAGCAAGCTTCACCAAACAATTTCGACCAATGCAGGCGCCCCAATACCCAGCAATGAGCACATTTTAACAGCAGGCGAACGCGGTCCTGTTTTATTACAAGATTATTTTTTCTTAGAAAAAATGGCGCACTTTGATCGAGAGCGCATTCCAGAAAGAGTCGTTCATGCAAAAGGGGCAGGAGCTTACGGCTATTTTGAAGTCACCCATGACTTAACAAAATACTCAAAAGCAGACTTTTTAAGCAAAGTTGGTCTTAAAACCGATGTGATCGTGCGATTTTCCACAGTAGGTGGGGAAAAAGGTTCTTCCGATTTCGAACGCGACCCACGCGGATTTGCTATTAAGTTTTACACCCTTGAAGGCAATTACGACCTCGTTGGCAATAATCTTCCCGTTTTTTTTATCCGCGATCCTTTTAAATTCCCAGATATGGTACACACTCACAAAAGAAATCCGCAATCAAACTTAAAAGATAAAAATGCTTTTTGGGATTTTAATTCTCTGAGCCCTGAAACAACCCATATGTTGACAATGCTCTTTTCAGACCGAGGCACGCCGAAATCATATCGCAATATGCATGGTTTTGGTGTTCATACCTTCAAGTTTGTGAATAAAAAAAATGAAAGCCATTTTCTAAAATGGCATTTTAAAAGTGAAGCCGGTATTGAAACTTATACAGATAGTGAAGCTAACCTTGCCGATGTGGATGGCGCAACGAGAGATCTTTTTGAGTATATAAATAAAGGTGAAAGAGCAATTTGGAAAGCCTACGTGCAGATTATGCCAGAAAAAGATGCCCTCACTTATAAATTCAATCCTTTTGATCCCACAAAAGTATGGCTTTATTCTGATTATCCCCTTCTCCCAGTTGGTAAACTTGTTTTAGATAGAAACCCCAATAATTTCTTCCAAGAAATAGAACAGCTCGCATTTTCTCCTGCAAACTTCGTTCCCGGCATAGAAGCCTCACCCGATAAGCTTTTACAAGGGCGACTCTTTTCATATACAGACACACAGCGGCACCGCTTAGGAGCAAACTTTGCTCTTATTCCCGTGAACTGCCCCTATGCAAAGAAAATCACGAACTATCAACGTGATGGAGCTATGCGCGTGGATGGCAATGGCGGATCTTCTATAAACTATTCACCTAATAGCTATGGCGGTCCTCGCTCTAACCCTCTTAAATTGGAACAAGCCATAGTTCTCAGTGGAAATAGCTGTCGATCGGAGTATCCTAAGAAAGATGATTTTGTCCAAGCCGGATTGCTTTATAAGCTATTTTCAGAAACTGAAAAGAATAATTTGACGACAAACATTGCTGGACATATGAAATATATAGATAAAGAAATCAAAGTGCGACAACTAGGATATTTTTATCAAGCCGATAAAGATTATGCGATGAGAATTGCAAATATTTTAGGTATTTCTGAAAAAGAAATAAAAGCATATATGTCGTAA
- a CDS encoding ZIP family metal transporter — translation MILFSNSFFDIIAIGVFVTFFASCIGALPIFFTKNISIKVRDILIGISAGVMLGAVCFSLLNPAIAIAETKFHSKLYSAGYVSLFVILGSLGLSFFNKIIPHEHFLKGREGMESKSLKRIWLFILAITIHNFPEGLAVGVGLGSGEVNIALPIIIGIALQDIPEGLVVALSLKAYGFSNRYAINATLIAGFAESIGALLGCLATSFSHSLLPGGLALAGGAMLYVICGEMIPELHRSGNEAKATAGFIFGFVLMMFLDVGLS, via the coding sequence GTGATTTTATTTTCGAATTCTTTTTTTGATATTATTGCTATTGGTGTGTTTGTTACTTTCTTTGCCTCGTGCATTGGTGCACTGCCAATTTTCTTTACAAAAAATATTTCAATAAAAGTTAGGGATATTCTAATCGGAATCAGTGCAGGAGTTATGCTTGGCGCTGTTTGTTTTTCATTACTCAATCCTGCAATAGCAATAGCAGAGACAAAGTTTCATTCTAAACTTTATTCAGCAGGTTATGTTTCGTTATTTGTTATATTAGGCAGCCTTGGTCTTAGTTTTTTTAATAAAATTATTCCGCATGAACATTTTTTAAAAGGCAGAGAAGGAATGGAAAGTAAATCCTTAAAAAGGATTTGGCTTTTTATTTTAGCAATTACGATCCACAATTTCCCAGAAGGTTTAGCTGTTGGGGTTGGTTTAGGCAGTGGTGAAGTCAACATTGCGCTTCCCATTATTATCGGCATTGCATTGCAAGATATTCCTGAAGGACTTGTCGTGGCTTTATCATTAAAAGCATATGGTTTTTCCAATAGGTACGCAATAAATGCAACTTTAATTGCAGGCTTTGCAGAATCCATTGGTGCATTGCTTGGCTGTCTTGCCACAAGTTTTTCCCATTCTTTGCTTCCCGGTGGACTTGCTTTGGCAGGCGGAGCAATGCTCTACGTTATCTGTGGTGAAATGATTCCCGAACTCCACCGCTCTGGCAACGAAGCCAAAGCCACCGCAGGTTTTATTTTCGGTTTTGTGTTGATGATGTTTTTAGATGTTGGACTGAGCTAA